Below is a genomic region from Elephas maximus indicus isolate mEleMax1 chromosome 22, mEleMax1 primary haplotype, whole genome shotgun sequence.
gtgagagaaaaatgtagaacacacacacacacccacccccccaccgccccaggcttgctggtctgacaggctggagaaaccccaggagtatggTCCCTGGTCACCCTTTTAACTcactactgaagtcactcctgaggttcacttttcagccaaactaGACAgttctatagggccaacaataacacacgtgagggacgTGGTGACTAGTTCAATCATGCATACgaaactaatgggcacaccagccgaaaagcaaagatgagaaagcaggaagggatgggaaaactggacaagtgGAAACAGGGAACCAGGGGCTAgagatggggagagtgttgacacattgccaggttggcaaccagtgtcacaagatgggtttgaactgctgaactttcggttagcagctgagcacttaagcactgcaaagccagggctccttctccattaaggttacagccaagaaaaccctatgaagcacagttctactctgtaacacatggggacaccatgagtcagaatcgacttgatggcaaagagtttgtgttttttggtttacaggGTGTTACTGATGTAGGAAGCCTCATGTGCGAAGGCCCTGTGGTGGGGAGGGGTGCATGTATGCGTAAGGGACTGAAAGGCGGTCAGTCTGGCACTGTGCTGTCCTGCCCTCTTACCCTGGAGGCCCCTGAAGACTTCCTCTGCCTTCTGCCTGTGGCTATGGACAGAGGTGACCCAGTGTGGAATGTGGGGCAGGAACCACTCTTGAGTGGCTTGAACGAATGGTGCCCTCGTGCAGACCTCAGCTAGGCTGGGTCTTGGACGTCTGGACTTGGGGACCATgaggtgggtgggtggtgggatCATGTGGCCCGAATTCCTGCAGGCACTGGCTCATGGCCAGGAGGgcttggcgggggtggggggagttggGGTGGGCACTGGCCCCAGCAGTGGCCCTTTGCCATGACGACCTCCCCCGGCCAGGTGAAAAGGATGGGTGAGCTGGGGCTGCTGGCCATGGACGTGCCGGAGGAGCTGGGTGGTGCTAGCCTCGACTACCTGGCCTACTCCATTGCCATGGAGGAGATCAGCAGGGGCTGCGCCTCCACTGGCGCCATCATGAGTGTCAACAATGTGAGTGCCCCCGAGACCCTTGGGACACCCAGGTGGGGGGCTTCTATGGGCGGGTGGCACTCTGCCCATCTGTCCCAACGTCAGGAGGCCTGTGGAGGGCATCCAGGAATCTCCCAGCCCCTGTTCCCTGGAAACTTCTCTGGAGTTGGCCCTGCTGGGTCTGTCACCAGAGAGGACAGACCTTAGGGTTGCCCGTGGGCAGCGGTGGCTGGGTGTGAAAGCTCTGACCGCCCTGCTGTCCCCAGTCGCTGTATCTGGGGCCTATCCTGAAGTTTggctcccaggagcagaagcagcGGTGGGTCACTCCTTTCACCAGTGGTGATAAACTTGGCTGCTTCGCCCTCAGTGAACCAGGTACCTCGGTGCCCAGTAGGTTTTAGCCTGACCTGACCCTTCCCTCACCCAGAATCAGGGGGACAAGCTCAGATTGGAGCTGAGGTAACCCAAGAGGAGAGGTGGGAGCCCCGGGCCCATGCTGATCTGGGTCAGTGAGGAGAGGCCCTTGGCGTGAACGACATGAATGGCGGGCCAGCCTCTGCTGTGGGGTCTGCGAGGAGGACTTCGTCCTAGGGTCCCTTGGTGGGAAGGTGGCCTTGTCCTGCACGACCCCCGTGCCTTTCTGTGTTCGTCTCTGGGCTTGGGAAGCTTGCTGTCTGGCGCTCTGGGTTGCGGGGTCTCCAGTGCTCACCGGCAGGGGTCGGGGGCCATGGGATGAGGTGGCAGCAGGGGCCCCTGGTGGGATGGAGGCAGCGCTGGACACTGTGTGTGGGGCAGGGAATGGCAGCGACGCGGGCGCCGCCTCCACCACGGCCGTCGCAGACGGTGACTCCTGGGTCCTGAATGGTACCAAGGCCTGGATCACTAACTCTTGGGAGGCCTCCGCCGCCGTGGTCTTCGCCAGCACGGACAGACTCCAGCAAAACAAGGTGGGCGCCCCACAAAGGGCCAGTCGGACCCTGGGCTACAGTCAATTCATAGTCTCTAGATCCAGGCTCCTCGGCTTTGGCTGCCCGCGGTGGGGAGCTGGGGCTGCTCCAGCTCTCCCTGTGGCCTTCCACCGAGGACCAGCAGAGGGCGCCGTGGTCTGGGGTTCCGAGGGCAGTGGGGTGAGAGGCTGGTGGCTGTGGAATACATGGTCTGGGGCCTCTTTAGGGCATCAGCGCTTTCCTGGTTCCCATGCCAACGCCTGGGCTCACGCTGGGCAAGAAGGAAGACAAGCTGGGCATTCGGGCCTCGTCCACGGCCAACCTCATCTTTGAGGACTGTCGCATCCCCAAGGAAAACCTGCTAGGGGAGCCGGGAATGGGCTTCAAGATTGCCATGGTGAGCCTGGGCATGGGGGGCCCTGGGCGGAGGTGGGGGACCCTGGGCAGGGGACCCCCTGCTGCCAGCCACTGACTAGGCCTTCCCCACAGCAAACCCTGGATGCGGGCCGCATTGGCATTGCCTCCCAGGCCCTGGGCATCGCCCAGGCTGCCCTTGACTGTGCCGTGACCTACGCTGAGAACCGCAAGGCCTTTGGGATGCCCCTCACCAAGCTTCAGGTCATCCAGGTACTAGGTGGGCTTCAGGAGCGGGGCCTGGACACAGCCAGCTCCCACAGCCTCCTTTTTTCCCTCCTGTCCTTGGAGGGAAGTGGGGAAGAAGGGGCAACTGCTGACTGCAGGGGCTGGCTTATTGCAGTTCAAGTTGGCGGACATGGCCCTGGCCCTGGAAAGTGCCCGGCTGCTGACCTGGCGCGCTGCCATGTTGAAGGACGATAAGAAACCTTTcgtcaaggtgcctctggggcgGGTTCTCCCCAGGCCCAGAGCTTGGTGGGCGAGGGGCTGAGGGGGAAGTTGGTAGGTGCCACTTCCATGGCCTCTGGGGGTTAGAGATGAGGGTGGGCCTGTGGGTTTTTGCTCCAAGGGGCCTCTCCAGATCTGCCCTGCTAAGGGGCCCATGAGATCGCCCCCCGACCAAGGAAATTTCTGACCACCCCTCCCTGTGGTTAGGAGGCTGCAATGGCCAAGCTGGCTGCATCGGAGGCTGCCACCGCCATCACCCACCAGGTGAGCGCCCCAGAGATACGTGCCAGCTGCCCCTCCCCTAGCTGGACCTCTTGGGTGGCTGGTCCTGCCCCTGACTGTTGTCCCCAAGCGGGGGGCCTTCTCTCTCCTGAGCCCCTGCTTCCCACCACAGGCCATCCAAATCCTTGGTGGCATGGGCTATGTGACAGAGATGCCGGCCGAGCGACACTACCGTGACGCCCGCATCACTGAGATTTACGAAGGCACCAGCGAGATCCAGAGGCTGGTGGTCGCTAGGCATGTGCTCAAGAGCTACCAGAGCTGAGCCCGTGCCTGCAGGGAGCCGGGCTGGCCTGAGGACTGCGGGGAAGGGGCACGTGGCCTCAATCGTGACTTTCGCTCAGAGATAGAGGTCTGTGCCTCCTCTTGCCACCACGCCGCCCGGCCCCTGCTCTGGGCTGGATGGAAGGGGCTCCTGTTGCTGCCTGCGGATGCCCCACACCTCCCCCAAACCCACGCTGCCTGGAAGCAAGTCTCAGGAACCCACTTCAGCTCAGCTCCCTGGCTTTGCTACTCCCCTCCACCACTGTGCCTTACTTTCTCCACCTGCATAGAAGTGGCCTTCTGGAGGAGGCAAGGGGGCCTCCGGGGCCCTTTGCTTTTGTTCCTGTTTCCTGAACTCTCTGCAGTCTGCTCTGCTCACAGGGCCCTGGCGCTCAGCGTGAGGACCTGCTGGGGCAGGCTCCAGGCAGCCTCTGCTCTGTCCCTTGAGTTCATGAGTTAAGAGAAGGTGTCTGGTGGGGCCAGAATGACCAGACCTCAAAGTAGCAGAGGCCTGGGGTTCTGCCTATCTTGCGGAGGTGTTGGGCTTGTGGAAATGGCCCAGAGCCCACTCACCCGTTCTTGGTAGGACGGGGTAGGGTGGGCGTTCCAAGTCATGCTCTGGGCCAGTGATTGTGGAGCTGGGTAATAAAGTGAACCTGTGTCCTGGCCTGGTGTCCTCAGCCCTCCGTGGTGCTTCTGGGAAGGAGATGGGCCCCTTGGAGCCGTGCGCGCGCACGTGTgggagtctgtgtgtgtgtgtgtctgtctctgtgtgtgtctgtgtgtgtctgtgtgtgtgttggggccaCAGCACCTGCAGTAGGGTTCCATCTCTGCTCCGGGAGAAAGCTTCACTCAGGATTGGCCGGTGAAGTGGTTCAGGAAATAAGCTGGGTCCAGTCGGCTTCACTGAGGGAGCCTGAAGCAGGGAGCCTGAGGCAGGGAGGCTGGGCCAGGAAGGGCCATGTGGGTAAGGGGGTACTCTAGGCAGGCCTGGTGGCCTGGCCTCCCACTGGCTGGGAAGGGGGGACAGCAGGAGCCAGGCTGGAGAGGTCCTGAGGAAGCAAAGACCTTAGAGCATTTTTTCAGCGTAACTAGGTGCTCACTGTGGCCAGCACTCAGCCTGTCGGGAGGGTGACTGGCCCAAGGCCCCCAGTTCCTAATGGGTTGGCTTGGGCCAAGCTACCACCGCAGCCAGAGcgtgagcttttaaccacttggTCTAGTGTAGAAGTGAAACAGCTGgaagaaaaaatgagcaaagaaagaTGTCAAAGGAGGTGGGGACTCGTAACAGTAGTTGATGGGAGGTCTCGGGAGGGGAGGGCCGAGGGAGGCAGGCAACCCTTTAAGAGCTGTTATCAAGTGGACCAAAGGTCTTTAGGTGGTGAaagggtttgtgctcaactgactgctaatctaaaggttggcagttcaaacctacccggcagcactgtggaagaaaggcctggtaatctgcctttgttaagattacagtgaagaaaaccctaGGAGTAGtgttactctgcacacatgggggtcgccgtgagttggaattgactggacagcaacttagAACAATCTAGTGGCTACTGAACGACCTGTGGCCATCGCTGCACGTGGATTCCTGTGCCAGTGCCCACCCACCACTGAAGGGACCCACCGTGATCCCCCAGCCTGCCTTTAACAGGGGCACCCACCTGAGCCTGGGAAAGGGTGACCCCATGGGAGGGGCACCTGGTGCAATCCACGTGTCAGCCAACTGATGCCCA
It encodes:
- the ACADS gene encoding short-chain specific acyl-CoA dehydrogenase, mitochondrial, coding for MAMTAALFARACGRVRGVLHPRDWRQLHTIYQSVALPETHLMLRETCRDFAEKELVPIAAQLDKEHRFPAAQVKRMGELGLLAMDVPEELGGASLDYLAYSIAMEEISRGCASTGAIMSVNNSLYLGPILKFGSQEQKQRWVTPFTSGDKLGCFALSEPGNGSDAGAASTTAVADGDSWVLNGTKAWITNSWEASAAVVFASTDRLQQNKGISAFLVPMPTPGLTLGKKEDKLGIRASSTANLIFEDCRIPKENLLGEPGMGFKIAMQTLDAGRIGIASQALGIAQAALDCAVTYAENRKAFGMPLTKLQVIQFKLADMALALESARLLTWRAAMLKDDKKPFVKEAAMAKLAASEAATAITHQAIQILGGMGYVTEMPAERHYRDARITEIYEGTSEIQRLVVARHVLKSYQS